A window of the Pseudomonas gozinkensis genome harbors these coding sequences:
- a CDS encoding coniferyl aldehyde dehydrogenase, whose translation MTADIAYLQTLQQPLEELNRLFDAQRAAYAANPMPPAAQRQQWLKALRDLLSSERQALIDAISSDFSHRSADETLLAELMPSLHGIHYASQHISQWMKPSRRKVGVAFQPASAKVVYQPLGVVGVIVPWNYPLFLAIGPLTGALAAGNRVMLKLSESTPATGLLLKELLARIFPEDLVCVVLGEADVGVAFSKMRFDHLLFTGSTSVGRHVMRAAAENLTPVTLELGGKSPAIVSHDVPLKDAAERIAFGKTLNAGQTCVAPDYVLVPEERIGGFVEAYRQAVRGFYPTLADNPDYTAIINERQLARLNSYLSDATSKGALLIPLFDQGQGRRMPHSLLLNVSDEMTVMQDEIFGPLLPIVPYQDLDQAFAYINQRPRPLALYYFGYDKREQKRVLSETHSGGVCLNDTLLHVAQDDMPFGGIGPSGMGHYHGHEGFLTFSKAKGVLVKQRFNAAKLIYPPYGKSIQKLIQKLFIR comes from the coding sequence ATGACTGCCGATATTGCCTACCTGCAAACGCTGCAACAGCCGCTGGAAGAGCTCAACCGGCTGTTCGATGCGCAGCGTGCCGCCTACGCCGCCAATCCGATGCCGCCTGCGGCCCAGCGCCAGCAATGGCTCAAGGCCCTGCGCGATTTGCTGAGCAGCGAACGGCAGGCCCTGATCGACGCCATCAGCTCCGACTTCAGCCACCGCAGCGCCGATGAAACCCTGCTCGCCGAACTGATGCCGAGCCTGCACGGCATTCATTACGCCAGCCAGCACATCAGCCAGTGGATGAAACCTTCGCGGCGCAAAGTGGGTGTGGCTTTCCAGCCGGCATCGGCCAAAGTCGTGTACCAACCGCTGGGTGTGGTCGGCGTCATCGTGCCCTGGAACTACCCGCTGTTTCTGGCCATCGGCCCGTTGACCGGCGCCCTCGCGGCCGGCAATCGGGTGATGCTCAAGCTCAGCGAGTCGACCCCGGCCACCGGCCTGCTGCTCAAGGAACTGCTGGCGCGGATCTTCCCCGAAGACCTGGTGTGCGTGGTGCTCGGCGAAGCCGATGTCGGCGTGGCGTTTTCGAAAATGCGCTTCGACCACCTGCTGTTCACCGGCTCCACCAGCGTCGGCCGGCATGTGATGCGCGCGGCGGCGGAAAACCTGACGCCGGTGACGCTGGAACTGGGCGGCAAATCCCCGGCCATCGTCTCCCACGACGTTCCGCTCAAGGACGCCGCCGAACGCATCGCCTTCGGCAAGACCCTCAACGCCGGCCAGACCTGCGTGGCCCCGGACTACGTGCTGGTCCCGGAAGAGCGCATCGGCGGTTTCGTCGAAGCCTATCGCCAGGCGGTGCGCGGGTTTTATCCGACGCTTGCCGACAACCCGGACTACACCGCCATCATCAACGAGCGCCAACTGGCGCGGCTCAACAGCTACCTCAGCGACGCCACCAGCAAGGGCGCGCTGTTGATTCCGCTGTTCGACCAAGGCCAGGGCCGGCGCATGCCGCACAGCCTGCTGCTGAATGTCAGCGACGAGATGACGGTGATGCAGGACGAAATCTTCGGCCCACTGTTGCCGATCGTGCCGTATCAGGATCTGGATCAGGCATTTGCTTACATCAATCAGCGGCCACGTCCTCTGGCTCTTTACTACTTCGGCTACGACAAACGCGAACAGAAGCGCGTACTCAGCGAAACCCATTCCGGTGGTGTCTGCCTCAACGACACGCTGCTGCATGTGGCGCAGGACGACATGCCGTTCGGCGGCATCGGCCCGTCAGGCATGGGCCATTACCACGGGCACGAAGGTTTCCTGACGTTCAGCAAGGCCAAGGGGGTGCTGGTCAAACAGCGCTTCAACGCGGCGAAGTTGATTTACCCGCCGTACGGAAAGTCCATTCAGAAACTGATCCAGAAACTGTTCATTCGCTAA
- a CDS encoding twin-arginine translocation pathway signal protein: MHPSLTETPALSRRGLLKFSLGATAFLATAGLGASLSGCSSSVSANGFATLRSGDLLFLRALIPVMLDGAVAVEKMPTAVDGTLKSLDYSLDHLSPEMLKLTRQLFDVLGMAVTRGPLTGIWGSWENASPEAIRHFLERWENSSLSLLRMGHSSLLQMVMMAWYTRAESWAHCGYPGPPAV, translated from the coding sequence ATGCACCCAAGCCTGACCGAAACACCTGCCCTCTCACGCCGTGGCCTGCTGAAATTCAGCCTGGGCGCCACGGCTTTCCTCGCCACCGCCGGCCTTGGTGCCAGCCTCAGCGGCTGTTCGTCGAGCGTATCGGCCAACGGATTCGCCACGTTGCGCAGCGGTGATCTGCTGTTTCTGCGCGCGCTGATTCCAGTGATGCTGGATGGCGCCGTTGCTGTGGAAAAGATGCCCACCGCTGTCGATGGAACCCTGAAGTCGCTGGATTACAGCCTCGATCACCTGTCGCCGGAAATGCTCAAGCTCACCCGGCAACTGTTCGATGTACTGGGCATGGCGGTGACGCGCGGGCCATTGACCGGAATCTGGGGCAGTTGGGAAAACGCCAGCCCCGAGGCGATCCGCCACTTCCTAGAACGCTGGGAAAACAGCTCGCTGAGCCTGCTGCGCATGGGCCACAGCTCATTGCTGCAAATGGTGATGATGGCCTGGTACACCCGCGCCGAATCCTGGGCCCACTGCGGTTACCCCGGCCCGCCCGCCGTCTGA
- a CDS encoding GMC family oxidoreductase, which produces MPVPDPFREGLARGWKTYNGAQLTDDLTLEADVAIIGSGAGGGTTAEILSAAGYKVLLIEEGPLKTSSDFKLLEDQAYSSLYQEGIGRMSKDGAITILQGRAVGGTTLINWTSSFRTPEPTLEHWAKEHNVKGHSPADMAPWFEKMEQRLGVAPWMVPPNANNDVIRKGCEQLGYSWHVIPRNVRGCWNLGYCGMGCPTNAKQSMMVTTIPATLEKGGELLYLARAEKLLINGDKVTGLQCVAMDDRCVEPTGRTITVKARHYVLAGGGINSPALLMRSDAPDPHKRLGKRTFLHLVNMSAGRFDEVINPFYGAPQSIYSDHFQWKDGTTGPMAYKLEVPPLHPALAATLLGGFGQESAQHMADLPHTHAMLALLRDGFHPDSQGGSVELRGDGSPVLDYQVSPYTWEGLRRSFHSMAEIQFAGGAKAVMPMHADARYVNSLAEARSLIDSLSLELYRTRLGSAHVMGGCAMGEDPKTAVTDSLGRHHQLRNLSIHDGSLFPTSIGANPQLSVYGLTAQLATSLGERLRNP; this is translated from the coding sequence ATGCCCGTACCCGACCCGTTTCGCGAAGGCCTTGCCCGTGGCTGGAAAACCTACAACGGCGCGCAACTCACCGATGACCTGACCCTGGAAGCCGACGTCGCCATCATCGGCAGCGGCGCCGGTGGCGGCACCACGGCGGAAATCCTCAGCGCCGCCGGCTACAAAGTGCTGCTGATCGAAGAAGGCCCGCTCAAGACCAGCAGCGATTTCAAACTGCTGGAAGACCAGGCCTACAGCAGCCTCTATCAGGAAGGCATCGGCCGCATGAGCAAGGACGGCGCGATCACCATCCTTCAGGGCCGCGCAGTCGGCGGCACCACGCTGATCAACTGGACATCGAGTTTTCGTACGCCCGAGCCGACCCTCGAACACTGGGCCAAAGAGCACAACGTCAAAGGCCACAGCCCCGCCGACATGGCGCCGTGGTTCGAAAAAATGGAGCAGCGCCTCGGCGTCGCCCCGTGGATGGTGCCACCCAACGCCAACAACGATGTGATCCGCAAAGGCTGCGAACAGCTCGGCTACAGCTGGCACGTGATCCCGCGCAACGTGCGCGGCTGCTGGAACCTGGGTTACTGCGGCATGGGCTGTCCGACCAACGCCAAGCAATCGATGATGGTCACGACCATTCCGGCGACCCTGGAAAAGGGTGGCGAACTGCTTTATCTGGCCCGGGCCGAAAAGCTGTTGATCAACGGCGACAAGGTCACCGGCCTGCAATGCGTGGCGATGGACGACCGCTGCGTCGAGCCGACTGGACGCACCATCACGGTCAAGGCGCGGCACTACGTGCTGGCCGGTGGCGGGATCAACAGCCCGGCGCTGCTGATGCGTTCGGATGCACCGGATCCGCACAAACGGCTGGGCAAGCGCACCTTCCTGCATCTGGTGAACATGTCCGCCGGGCGTTTCGACGAGGTGATCAACCCGTTCTACGGTGCGCCGCAGTCGATCTACTCGGACCATTTCCAGTGGAAGGACGGCACCACCGGCCCGATGGCCTACAAACTCGAAGTGCCGCCGCTGCACCCGGCGCTGGCCGCGACTTTGCTCGGTGGTTTTGGTCAGGAAAGCGCGCAACACATGGCGGACCTGCCCCACACCCACGCGATGCTGGCCCTGCTGCGCGACGGTTTTCACCCGGACAGTCAGGGCGGCAGCGTCGAGTTGCGCGGTGACGGCTCGCCGGTGCTCGACTATCAGGTTTCGCCTTACACCTGGGAAGGCTTGCGCCGGTCATTCCACAGCATGGCCGAGATCCAGTTCGCCGGCGGCGCCAAAGCGGTGATGCCGATGCACGCCGATGCGCGTTACGTGAACAGTCTGGCCGAGGCCCGCTCGTTGATCGACAGCCTGAGTCTGGAGTTGTATCGCACACGCCTGGGCAGCGCCCACGTCATGGGCGGTTGCGCCATGGGCGAAGACCCGAAGACTGCCGTCACCGACAGCCTCGGCCGGCATCATCAGCTACGCAATCTGTCGATTCACGACGGCTCGCTGTTCCCCACCAGCATCGGCGCCAACCCGCAGTTGTCGGTGTATGGTCTGACGGCGCAGCTGGCGACATCCCTCGGCGAACGGTTGAGAAACCCGTGA
- the coaD gene encoding pantetheine-phosphate adenylyltransferase, translating to MNRVLYPGTFDPITKGHGDLVERASRLFDHVIIAVAASPKKNPLFPLEQRVELAREVTKHLPNVEVVGFSTLLAHFAKEQNANVFLRGLRAVSDFEYEFQLANMNRQLAPDVESLFLTPSERYSFISSTLVREIAALGGDISKFVHPAVAEALTLRFKK from the coding sequence ATGAACCGAGTGTTGTACCCAGGTACCTTCGACCCTATTACCAAGGGCCATGGCGATCTGGTCGAACGCGCCTCGCGCCTGTTCGACCACGTGATCATCGCCGTCGCCGCCAGCCCCAAGAAGAATCCGCTGTTCCCGCTGGAACAACGGGTCGAGCTGGCCCGCGAGGTCACCAAACACCTGCCGAACGTGGAAGTGGTCGGCTTCTCGACGCTGCTGGCGCATTTCGCCAAAGAGCAGAACGCCAACGTGTTCCTGCGTGGCCTGCGCGCGGTGTCGGACTTCGAATACGAATTCCAGCTGGCCAACATGAACCGCCAGTTGGCCCCGGATGTGGAGAGCCTGTTCCTCACCCCGTCCGAGCGTTATTCGTTCATTTCCTCGACCCTGGTGCGGGAAATCGCGGCCCTGGGCGGCGATATCAGCAAGTTCGTCCACCCGGCGGTGGCCGAGGCCCTGACCCTGCGCTTCAAGAAGTAA
- a CDS encoding YfhL family 4Fe-4S dicluster ferredoxin has translation MSLIITDDCINCDVCEPECPNAAISQGEEIYVIDPNLCTQCVGHYDEPQCQQVCPVDCIPLDEAHPETEEQLMEKYRKITGKA, from the coding sequence ATGTCCCTGATCATCACCGACGATTGCATCAACTGCGACGTCTGCGAACCCGAGTGCCCGAACGCCGCCATTTCCCAAGGCGAAGAGATCTACGTGATCGACCCGAACCTGTGCACCCAGTGCGTCGGCCATTACGACGAGCCGCAGTGCCAGCAGGTCTGCCCGGTGGATTGCATTCCACTGGACGAAGCCCATCCGGAGACTGAAGAACAGTTGATGGAGAAGTACCGCAAGATCACCGGCAAGGCTTGA
- the mutM gene encoding bifunctional DNA-formamidopyrimidine glycosylase/DNA-(apurinic or apyrimidinic site) lyase, whose translation MPELPEVETTRRGIAPHLEGQRVSRVIVRDRRLRWPIPEDLDVRLSGQRIVLVERRAKYLLINAEVGTLISHLGMSGNLRLVEVGMPAAKHEHVDIELESGLALRYTDPRRFGAMLWSTDPLNHELLIRLGPEPLTDLFDGERLYQLSRGRSMAVKPFIMDNAVVVGVGNIYATEALFAAGIDPRREAKGISRARYLKLAIEIKRILAAAIARGGTTLRDFIGGDGQPGYFQQELFVYGRGGEHCKVCGTGLREMKLGQRASVWCPRCQS comes from the coding sequence ATGCCTGAATTGCCGGAAGTCGAAACCACCCGTCGCGGGATCGCCCCGCACCTGGAAGGCCAGCGCGTCAGCCGGGTGATCGTGCGTGACCGGCGGCTGCGCTGGCCGATTCCCGAAGACCTCGATGTGCGCCTGTCCGGGCAGCGCATCGTGCTGGTCGAGCGGCGTGCCAAGTATCTGCTGATCAATGCCGAGGTCGGCACGCTGATCAGTCACTTGGGTATGTCGGGTAACTTGCGGCTGGTGGAAGTCGGGATGCCGGCGGCCAAGCATGAGCATGTCGATATCGAACTGGAGTCGGGCCTGGCCCTGCGCTACACCGATCCGCGGCGCTTCGGGGCGATGCTCTGGAGCACCGACCCGCTCAATCACGAATTGCTGATTCGCCTGGGCCCGGAGCCGTTGACCGATCTGTTCGATGGCGAGCGCTTGTATCAGCTGTCACGCGGGCGTTCGATGGCGGTCAAACCGTTCATCATGGACAACGCGGTGGTGGTGGGGGTCGGCAATATCTACGCGACCGAAGCGCTGTTCGCCGCCGGTATCGATCCGCGCCGTGAAGCCAAAGGCATTTCCCGGGCGCGTTATTTGAAGCTGGCGATCGAGATCAAACGCATCCTCGCTGCCGCCATCGCGCGCGGCGGCACCACGTTGCGCGATTTCATCGGTGGCGACGGGCAGCCGGGGTATTTCCAGCAGGAACTGTTTGTCTACGGTCGTGGCGGCGAGCACTGCAAGGTCTGCGGCACGGGCCTGCGGGAAATGAAGCTCGGTCAGCGTGCCAGCGTCTGGTGTCCGCGCTGCCAAAGCTGA
- a CDS encoding HDOD domain-containing protein yields MPAQPQIMVDLQMEQYMPDPDLETIAKLISQDPGLSGSLLKIVNSPYYGLSNKITSIKRAVNLLGSRSIVNLINAMSIKGEMNDDTIVTLNRFWDTAQDVAMTCLTLAKRVGTEASDEAYALGLFHDCGVPLMLQRFPDYMTTLEKAYANASAERRVVDTENDVYNTNHSVVGYYTAKSWRLPEHVSAAIANHHNALAIFSDETSRNSQMKNLLAILKMAEHICASYRVLGNQTEDFEWQAVGPLVLEYIGLSDYDFETLKQTIRELGAH; encoded by the coding sequence GTGCCCGCGCAGCCGCAGATCATGGTGGATCTGCAAATGGAGCAATACATGCCCGACCCGGACCTGGAGACGATCGCCAAGCTGATCTCCCAGGATCCCGGCCTGTCCGGCTCGCTGCTGAAAATCGTCAACTCGCCGTATTACGGCCTGAGCAACAAGATCACTTCGATCAAGCGCGCGGTGAACCTGTTGGGCAGTCGTTCGATCGTCAATCTGATCAACGCGATGTCGATCAAGGGCGAGATGAATGACGACACTATCGTCACCCTCAACCGTTTCTGGGATACCGCCCAGGACGTGGCCATGACCTGCCTGACCCTGGCCAAGCGTGTCGGCACCGAGGCCAGCGACGAGGCTTACGCCCTGGGTCTGTTCCATGACTGCGGCGTGCCGTTGATGCTTCAGCGTTTCCCGGATTACATGACGACGCTCGAAAAGGCCTACGCCAACGCAAGTGCCGAGCGCCGGGTCGTGGACACCGAGAACGATGTCTACAACACCAATCACTCGGTGGTCGGTTACTACACCGCGAAGTCCTGGCGCCTGCCGGAACACGTCAGCGCGGCCATCGCCAACCACCACAATGCCCTGGCGATCTTCAGCGACGAGACTTCGCGCAACAGTCAGATGAAAAACCTGCTGGCGATCCTGAAAATGGCCGAGCACATCTGCGCGTCGTACCGGGTGCTGGGCAACCAGACCGAAGACTTCGAATGGCAGGCTGTCGGGCCGCTGGTGCTGGAATACATCGGCCTCTCGGATTACGACTTCGAAACGTTGAAGCAGACGATCCGCGAACTTGGCGCACACTGA
- a CDS encoding class I SAM-dependent rRNA methyltransferase: protein MSLPSLRLKANADRRLRAGHLWIYSNEIDVAATPLHGFKAGDQSILEAAGGKPLGIVAMSPNNLICARLLSRDIKLPLDKSLLVHRLNVALSLRERLFDKPFYRLVYGDSDLLPGLVVDRFGDILVVQLASATMEAHKDDVIAALTQVLKPSGILFKNDSAARDAEGLERYTETVFGVVPEWVALEENGVKFEAPVVQGQKTGWFYDHRMNRARLAPYAKGKRVLDLYSYIGGWGVQAAAFGASEVFCVDASGFALDGVERNAALNGFADKMTCIEGDVFEALKELKASEERFDVIVADPPAFIKRKKDLKNGEGAYRRLNEQAMRLLNKDGILFSASCSMHLPEDDLQNILLTSARHLDRNIQLLERGGQGPDHPVHPAIPETRYIKSITCRLLPNS, encoded by the coding sequence ATGTCCCTGCCTAGCTTGCGCCTCAAAGCCAACGCCGACCGTCGCCTGCGCGCCGGTCACCTGTGGATCTACAGCAACGAAATCGACGTGGCCGCGACCCCGTTGCACGGCTTCAAGGCCGGCGACCAGTCGATCCTCGAAGCCGCCGGCGGCAAGCCGCTGGGCATCGTCGCCATGAGCCCGAACAACCTGATCTGCGCGCGCCTGCTGTCGCGCGACATCAAGCTGCCGCTGGACAAGTCGCTGCTGGTGCATCGCCTGAACGTGGCGCTGTCGCTGCGCGAGCGTCTGTTCGACAAGCCGTTCTATCGCCTGGTCTACGGCGATTCCGACCTGTTGCCGGGTCTGGTGGTCGACCGTTTCGGCGACATCCTGGTGGTGCAGCTCGCCTCGGCGACCATGGAAGCGCATAAAGATGACGTGATCGCGGCGCTGACCCAAGTGCTCAAGCCAAGCGGCATCCTGTTCAAGAACGACTCCGCCGCTCGCGACGCCGAAGGCCTCGAGCGTTACACCGAAACCGTGTTCGGCGTGGTGCCGGAGTGGGTGGCGCTGGAAGAGAACGGCGTGAAATTCGAAGCGCCGGTGGTTCAGGGCCAGAAAACCGGCTGGTTCTACGATCACCGCATGAACCGCGCACGTCTGGCCCCCTACGCCAAGGGCAAGCGTGTGCTTGACCTGTACAGCTACATCGGTGGCTGGGGTGTTCAAGCCGCCGCGTTCGGCGCCAGCGAAGTATTCTGCGTCGACGCATCGGGCTTCGCCCTCGACGGCGTCGAGCGCAACGCCGCACTGAACGGTTTCGCCGACAAGATGACCTGCATCGAAGGCGACGTCTTCGAAGCACTGAAGGAACTCAAGGCCAGCGAAGAACGCTTCGACGTGATCGTTGCCGACCCGCCTGCATTCATCAAACGCAAGAAAGACCTGAAGAACGGTGAAGGCGCCTACCGTCGCCTGAACGAGCAAGCCATGCGCCTGCTCAACAAGGACGGCATCCTGTTCAGCGCTTCCTGCTCGATGCACCTGCCGGAAGACGATCTGCAGAACATCCTGCTGACCAGCGCCCGTCATCTGGACCGCAACATCCAGCTGCTGGAGCGCGGCGGTCAGGGCCCGGATCACCCGGTACACCCGGCCATCCCGGAAACCCGCTACATCAAGAGCATCACCTGCCGTCTGCTGCCTAACAGCTGA
- a CDS encoding SagB family peptide dehydrogenase, which yields MHINPYLFILPRTPGQIVWNYKDHTQHELDLEYSSRLTQLVHNPDLYDSSNIIDTQLLNAGILISSKNSAPAWGWDELSRIYHIGTRDIPCEHTPRNIQEWSRQYLEHCNTVLATPPPVDIPADTRPDALIALPAPLVLNDDSLSSSLTRRKTCRSFTGAAVSLDDVGTLLYLSLGYLREREADCDDSIADGLSARRSSPSGGGLNACAGYVFVQNVDGLAPGVYAYHSVEHALSFINPLPDTAPGNLLGGQHFINNLPLGLFITARFDRLWWKYPHSRAYRMAFVEAGHLSQTFQLVATALGMNTWLTGAFSDDQVETLLKLENSAEQPLFFVGCGESDGQAMCQEMRDLLREAQP from the coding sequence ATGCATATAAACCCTTATTTATTCATACTGCCACGAACGCCCGGCCAGATAGTCTGGAACTACAAAGACCATACTCAACACGAACTTGACCTTGAGTACTCTTCCCGACTGACGCAACTTGTCCACAACCCTGACTTATATGACAGCAGCAACATAATAGACACACAGCTATTAAATGCCGGAATACTGATTTCTTCAAAAAACTCAGCACCTGCCTGGGGCTGGGATGAACTGTCCAGGATCTACCATATCGGGACTCGGGATATTCCTTGCGAACACACTCCCCGAAACATTCAGGAATGGTCCAGGCAATACCTCGAGCACTGCAATACAGTGCTTGCCACTCCACCGCCGGTCGACATCCCTGCGGATACCCGTCCGGACGCACTCATCGCCCTACCCGCACCGCTCGTACTGAATGACGACAGCCTGTCGAGTTCACTGACCCGGAGAAAGACCTGCCGATCCTTCACCGGCGCCGCCGTGTCGCTGGACGATGTCGGCACCTTGCTCTACCTGTCACTCGGTTACCTGCGAGAACGCGAAGCCGATTGCGACGACAGCATCGCCGATGGACTGAGCGCGCGGCGCAGCAGCCCTTCCGGGGGCGGGCTCAATGCCTGCGCCGGGTACGTGTTTGTCCAGAACGTCGACGGACTGGCGCCCGGCGTGTATGCCTACCACTCCGTCGAACACGCCTTGAGCTTCATCAACCCCTTGCCCGACACCGCGCCCGGCAATCTGCTGGGGGGCCAGCATTTCATCAATAACCTGCCATTGGGATTGTTCATCACCGCCCGCTTCGACCGGCTCTGGTGGAAATACCCCCACTCGCGCGCCTATCGAATGGCGTTCGTCGAAGCCGGGCACCTTTCACAGACGTTTCAGCTGGTGGCCACAGCCCTGGGTATGAACACCTGGCTGACGGGCGCGTTTTCCGATGATCAGGTCGAAACGTTGCTGAAGCTCGAGAACAGTGCAGAGCAACCCTTGTTCTTTGTCGGTTGCGGGGAAAGCGACGGTCAGGCGATGTGCCAGGAAATGCGTGACCTGCTGCGTGAGGCACAACCATGA
- a CDS encoding diiron oxygenase, which yields MSALAPEPVFQFTLSDWNTRASVRTSSHDYRLPDDLQKQLETRHWFPPAFLPYLAHPVIEAAGRSMLHRLTARHLVHFLDYTTLLEHRIVNRAVETIVHGELPVEVPAPMKTAALQLYTDEGYHALFSSQVAEQIAGVYALSARPAMPRRITRMNLLIARTGQEQRPLVCFLLGFVSETIIARELLDVCRDSLVSGVNDMLRDHLTDEARHSRYFTEVFHYLWLRLGPRQRTFTATTLLDIFAIFFEVDELWLQESLSGAGIANTTVTDILGTMTTTQASQRRARAGSLATLNALKKAGFFNEPQNQTLFAKAGLIDG from the coding sequence ATGAGCGCCCTCGCCCCGGAACCGGTCTTTCAGTTCACCCTGAGTGACTGGAACACCCGCGCCTCGGTTCGCACCAGTTCTCACGATTACCGCTTACCGGATGACCTGCAGAAACAACTGGAGACCCGGCACTGGTTTCCGCCGGCGTTCCTGCCCTACCTGGCCCACCCGGTCATCGAAGCAGCGGGCCGTTCGATGCTGCATCGGCTTACGGCCCGGCATCTGGTGCATTTTCTCGACTACACCACGCTACTTGAACACCGAATCGTCAATCGCGCCGTCGAAACCATCGTCCACGGCGAGCTCCCGGTCGAGGTACCGGCGCCGATGAAAACGGCCGCACTCCAGCTCTACACCGACGAGGGCTATCACGCCCTGTTTTCCAGTCAGGTGGCGGAGCAGATTGCTGGCGTCTACGCCCTCAGCGCGCGTCCGGCGATGCCCAGGCGGATCACCCGGATGAACCTGCTGATTGCGCGCACCGGGCAGGAGCAACGGCCGCTGGTGTGCTTTCTTCTGGGTTTCGTCTCGGAAACCATCATTGCCCGTGAACTGCTGGATGTATGCCGCGACAGCCTGGTGTCCGGGGTCAACGACATGTTGCGCGATCACCTGACCGACGAAGCGCGCCACAGCCGCTATTTCACCGAAGTGTTCCACTACCTCTGGCTGCGCCTGGGCCCGCGACAGAGAACGTTCACCGCAACGACCTTGCTCGACATTTTCGCAATCTTTTTCGAAGTGGATGAGCTCTGGCTGCAGGAAAGCCTCAGTGGCGCAGGTATTGCTAACACGACGGTGACGGACATTCTCGGCACGATGACAACCACCCAGGCCAGTCAGCGGCGGGCTCGCGCCGGCAGCCTCGCCACACTGAACGCATTGAAGAAAGCCGGCTTTTTCAACGAACCTCAAAACCAGACACTATTTGCCAAGGCAGGACTGATCGATGGATGA
- a CDS encoding multidrug effflux MFS transporter translates to MDDGQPVVTRQQQRGAVSLLLAMVLLGVFPLDVLLPSFPALAEHFRSTPADIALSISLFAVGIAFAQLLIGPLSDVIGRKGLLLAGMSVSMLGALGCVMTSDYSLFLIFRVVQALGCGCFVLSQALVQDLFEGEQRDRLRILMVTAGGIFISISPLAGTFLQATLGWRGSFWVFIALSAAVLLKAWLFLENTRPTGSGTHTNFLTAYRRVLGDFDFVGYWLISAFAFACHFSFIVISPLIFMDRLQLSAYEFSLILLIYGAAYVTGGILASVLSRRINSGQQMVVGLSLILFAGVSMLYLSSNLALAPATVLIPMLICTAGTTIARPAATSRAMSLFPENAGTSASAGSTIIFICGGLISALISLSPTTLQSTLGYSFVILSGVALALNARIGRRNDLVGQPDSD, encoded by the coding sequence ATGGATGACGGACAACCTGTGGTAACCCGACAACAGCAGCGCGGAGCTGTCAGTCTTTTGCTGGCAATGGTGTTGCTCGGCGTCTTTCCACTGGATGTCCTGCTGCCTTCATTCCCCGCACTCGCCGAGCACTTTCGCAGCACCCCGGCGGACATCGCCCTGTCGATCAGCCTGTTCGCCGTCGGGATTGCCTTCGCCCAGTTGCTGATCGGGCCGCTGTCGGATGTGATCGGGCGCAAGGGCCTGCTGCTCGCCGGCATGAGCGTTTCGATGCTCGGCGCCCTCGGGTGCGTGATGACCTCGGACTATTCGCTGTTTCTGATTTTTCGGGTGGTGCAGGCGCTGGGGTGCGGTTGCTTCGTGCTGTCCCAGGCGCTGGTGCAGGACCTGTTTGAAGGCGAGCAGCGTGATCGCCTGCGGATCCTGATGGTCACCGCCGGCGGGATTTTCATCTCGATATCGCCGCTGGCCGGCACCTTTCTTCAGGCGACATTGGGCTGGCGCGGCAGTTTCTGGGTGTTCATCGCATTATCAGCCGCAGTGCTGCTCAAGGCCTGGCTGTTTCTGGAGAACACCCGACCGACCGGCAGTGGCACACATACGAACTTCCTCACGGCCTATCGACGGGTTCTGGGAGATTTCGACTTCGTCGGCTACTGGCTGATTTCAGCATTTGCATTCGCCTGCCATTTTTCATTCATCGTGATCTCGCCGCTGATTTTCATGGATCGGCTGCAACTGTCCGCTTACGAATTTTCGTTGATCCTGTTGATCTACGGTGCGGCTTACGTCACCGGGGGCATCCTCGCCAGCGTGCTGAGCAGGCGCATCAACAGCGGCCAGCAGATGGTCGTCGGCCTGAGCCTGATCCTGTTCGCCGGCGTGAGCATGCTGTACCTGTCGTCGAACCTTGCACTGGCTCCGGCGACCGTGCTGATCCCGATGCTGATCTGTACCGCCGGCACCACTATTGCCCGGCCGGCCGCCACGTCCCGGGCCATGAGTCTGTTTCCGGAAAACGCCGGCACCTCGGCCTCGGCCGGCAGCACAATCATTTTCATCTGCGGCGGGTTGATCAGTGCCTTGATCAGCCTGAGCCCGACCACTCTGCAATCCACGCTGGGCTACAGCTTCGTGATACTCAGCGGGGTGGCACTGGCACTGAACGCGCGGATCGGTCGGCGCAACGATCTGGTGGGGCAACCGGATAGCGATTAA